Part of the Engystomops pustulosus chromosome 4, aEngPut4.maternal, whole genome shotgun sequence genome is shown below.
aaGCCTGACACGGCATCATAACAGGGTGAAGGAAACAAaaccctgacacactgtaacagactCATCCATTGtgacctgacacactgtaacagactCATCCACTGCGCCAAaaccctgacacactgtaacagactCATCCACTGCGCCAAATCCCCAACCCACTGAAACACTCATCCACTGCGCCAAATCCCCAACCCACCGAAACACTCATCCACTGCGCCAAaaccctgacacactgtaacagactCATCCATTGtgacctgacacactgtaacagactCATCCATTGtgacctgacacactgtaacagactCATCCACTGCGCCAaatccctgacacactgtaacagactCATCCACTGCGCCAaatccctgacacactgtaacagactCATCCACTGCGCCAAATCCCCGACACACTGTAACAGACTCATCCACTGCGACAAAtacctgacacactgtaacagactCATCCACTATGACGaatccctgacacactgtaacagactCATTCATTGtgacctgacacactgtaacagactCATCCATTGtgacctgacacactgtaacagactCATCCACTGCGCCAaatccctgacacactgtaacagactCATCCACTGCGCCAaatccctgacacactgtaacagactCATCCACTGCGCCAaatccctgacacactgtaacagactCATCCACTGCGCCAAATCCCCGACACACTGTAACAGACTCATCCACTGCGACAAAtacctgacacactgtaacagactCATCCACTGCGACAAAtacctgacacactgtaacagactCATCCACTATGACGAATCTCTGACACACTGTAACGGAATCATACACTGCAACCATGACACATTGTAGCAAACACCATGACACACTGTGACAGAAAACCTGCCACATAATAAACCTCCTGACACAATGTTACAGCAGCCACATccaggctgatacattgtaacctccGTAGTGACCCCGCCCCCCGCCGGGCGGCCAGCACCAGGCCCCGCTCACCCGTCACGCTGCGGTTGTCAGCCGTAGTCGGGTTGTCGCTCCTCCTCTTGCTCGGCCTGAGGTGCGGCCCCCGGCGGTAGTAGTCGGGTGTGTCGGGCCCCGCCAGCTCCCAGCACAGGGCGCCCTGCAGGGGGCGGTCCGCGGAGAAGTCGTAGTTCCATCTCTCCCGCTTCTCGTCCTCCAGCTCCCGGCGGCGGCGGCTCAGCTCCCGGGACAAGGCCTCGTGATCCACCGGCCCGAAGAGGCAGCGGCGGGCGGGAGAGCGGGGCGAGCCCGGGGCCCGGGACACCCGCTCCACACCCGGAGAGCCCGGGGACAGGCGCACGCCCGACATGGGCGCAGGGAGCGGCTCAGCGGGTCACAATATGGCGGCGGGACCAGGCAGCGCCCGGCGGGGGATTTAaacgccccctgctggtgactgCCGCCCGGCACACCCTCCCGGATAAGGTGGAACGGGCGAGATGTGACCCGAAACACCCGACACACGGGGATTACAACCCCCAGAATGACACGTACACCCCCtcatattatacaccctgcaccccccagaTATAGGAGGACTAGAACTCCCAGCATTACACGTACACCCCCTCATATTATACATCCTGCACCCCCCAGAtataggactacaactcccagcattacacgtacaccccctcatattatacaccctgcaccccctagatataggactacaactcccagcattacaCGTACACCTCCtcatattatacaccctgcaccccccagaTATAGGAGGACTAGAACTCCCAGCATTACACGTACACCCCCtcatattatacaccctgcaccccccagatataggactacaactcccagcattacacgtacaccccctcatattatacaccctgcaccccccagatataggaggactacaactcccaacattacacgtacaccccctcatattatacaccctgcaccccccagctataggactacaactcccagcattacacgtacaccccctcatattatacaccctgcaccccccagatataggactacaactcccagcattacaCATACACCTCCtcatattatacaccctgcaccccccagatataggaggactacaactcccaacattacacgtacaccccctcatattatacaccctgcaccccccagatataggactacaactcccagcattacaCGTACACCCCCTCCTATTATACATCCTGCACCCCCCAGATATAGGAGGACTAGAACTCCCAGCATTACACGTACACCCCCtcatattatacaccctgcaccccccagatataggactacaactcccagcattacacgtacaccccctcatattatacaccctgcaccccccagatataggaggactacaactcccagcattacacgtacaccccctcatattatacaccctgcaccccccagatataggactacaactcccagcattacacgtacaccccctcatattatacaccctgcaccccccagatataggactacaactcccagcattacacgtacaccccctcatattatacaccctgcaccccccagatataggaggactacaactcccaacattacacgtacaccccctcatattatacatcctgcaccccccagatataggaggactacaactcccaacattacactacaccccctcatattatacatcctgcaccccccagatataggaggactacaactcccagcattacaCTACACCCCCTCATATTATACATCCTGCACCCCCCAGATGtaggaggactacaactcccagcattacac
Proteins encoded:
- the LOC140125988 gene encoding cyclin-dependent kinase inhibitor 1B-like, with protein sequence MSGVRLSPGSPGVERVSRAPGSPRSPARRCLFGPVDHEALSRELSRRRRELEDEKRERWNYDFSADRPLQGALCWELAGPDTPDYYRRGPHLRPSKRRSDNPTTADNRSVTESPAFTARKSNRTETGETVEGSSAPSPEQTPKKSRPST